From a region of the Mycobacterium sp. SMC-8 genome:
- a CDS encoding acyl-CoA dehydrogenase family protein, which translates to MRGCRGRRSRVAEAEFGFSEEQAQLRAAVRKFCADHIDESAVRAAMMADPPYDAKVWARLGAELGVLGLSAPESVGGVGGTLIDQAVAVEELGAALACGPLFGTVYLAIPALVAASEPGELLGDLIEGTRTAAFAVPDDTAAFDPATVTVHAVDTGAGWTLTGTVERVVDAGTADLLLVAAIGPDGPGLYAVDADDIGVQRIPLTTLDLTRRQATVGLFDAPARLVAGPAEAVRVINHALTVGAALLAVEQVGAAQHLLNLTVDYAKNRLQFGRPIGSFQAVKHRLADDLVAIEHARSTAYHAVWSLAHEAEVPDDPALAVSIAQATCTAALVQVATDTIQVHGGIGFTWEHQAHLYYKRAYTDAALLGSAEQHRARIAELVLDAAPDKSAPRVATGMPS; encoded by the coding sequence ATGCGGGGATGCCGTGGAAGGAGATCCCGCGTGGCTGAGGCTGAGTTCGGGTTCAGCGAGGAGCAGGCACAGCTGCGCGCGGCGGTGCGCAAGTTCTGCGCCGACCACATCGACGAGAGCGCCGTCCGCGCCGCGATGATGGCCGATCCGCCCTACGACGCGAAGGTGTGGGCCCGGTTGGGTGCGGAGCTCGGCGTGCTCGGGCTGTCTGCCCCGGAGTCCGTGGGCGGAGTGGGCGGCACCCTGATCGACCAGGCGGTGGCGGTCGAAGAGCTCGGCGCCGCGCTGGCCTGCGGCCCCTTGTTCGGCACTGTCTACCTGGCCATTCCCGCGCTGGTCGCCGCCTCGGAGCCCGGGGAGCTGCTCGGCGACCTGATCGAGGGCACCCGCACCGCGGCGTTCGCCGTCCCCGACGACACCGCCGCGTTCGACCCCGCAACCGTAACCGTCCATGCGGTCGACACCGGTGCGGGCTGGACCCTCACCGGCACCGTCGAGCGGGTGGTCGACGCCGGCACCGCCGACCTGCTGCTGGTGGCCGCGATCGGGCCGGACGGACCTGGCCTCTACGCCGTCGACGCCGATGACATTGGTGTGCAACGCATTCCGCTGACCACCCTCGACCTGACACGGCGCCAGGCGACGGTCGGGCTGTTCGACGCCCCGGCCCGGCTGGTCGCGGGTCCGGCCGAGGCGGTGCGGGTGATCAACCATGCGCTGACCGTGGGTGCGGCGCTGCTGGCGGTCGAACAGGTCGGCGCCGCACAGCATCTGCTGAATCTGACCGTCGACTACGCGAAGAACCGGTTGCAGTTCGGCAGGCCGATCGGGTCGTTCCAGGCGGTCAAGCACCGTCTCGCCGACGACCTGGTCGCGATCGAGCATGCCCGCTCCACGGCGTACCACGCGGTGTGGTCGCTGGCGCACGAGGCCGAGGTTCCCGACGATCCGGCGCTGGCGGTCAGCATCGCGCAGGCGACCTGCACGGCGGCGCTGGTTCAAGTTGCGACCGACACCATCCAGGTACACGGTGGTATCGGTTTCACCTGGGAGCACCAGGCGCACCTGTACTACAAGCGGGCCTACACCGACGCCGCCCTGCTGGGCAGCGCCGAGCAACACCGGGCCAGGATCGCCGAGCTGGTGCTCGACGCCGCGCCCGACAAGTCCGCGCCGCGCGTCGCCACCGGCATGCCGAGTTGA
- a CDS encoding acyl-CoA dehydrogenase family protein — protein MGTDADRVAEIAHQVVADHDPKTVPVQRFLGACFDAGLSWVHFPQGFGGLGLSRGLQAVADRILQGAGGPVPLGLNPMGYGMAAPTVREHAQTDDVRRRLLRPLATTEEIWCQLFSEPGAGSDLAGLATSAVRDGDTWVVNGQKVWTSLAHRAKWGLLLARTDPEVPKHKGLTYFVIDMHGVGVQTRPLRQLTGHAEFNEVYMTDARIPDTYRLGAVGDGWRVAMTTLMNERSALGGSGSRRGAGTISDAVALWASRPDLHTPVLRDRLTSLWLRAEAQRLTAERSRAAATIGGPGPEASIGKLVGAELNQHIYEFCMDLLGPEGILYDGYAMHDGDPEDYRGPIQQRFLRSRANTIEGGTSEVMRNILAERVLGLPGDLRADAGMPWKEIPRG, from the coding sequence ATGGGCACTGATGCCGACCGGGTCGCCGAGATCGCCCACCAGGTGGTCGCCGACCACGATCCCAAGACCGTTCCCGTCCAGCGGTTCCTCGGCGCGTGTTTCGACGCCGGGCTGTCCTGGGTGCATTTCCCCCAAGGTTTCGGCGGGCTCGGGCTGTCCCGGGGTCTGCAGGCCGTCGCCGACCGCATCCTGCAGGGGGCCGGCGGCCCGGTGCCGCTGGGCCTCAACCCGATGGGCTACGGCATGGCGGCCCCCACGGTGCGCGAGCACGCCCAGACCGACGATGTGCGTCGTCGGCTGCTGCGGCCGCTGGCCACCACCGAGGAGATCTGGTGCCAGTTGTTCTCCGAGCCCGGCGCAGGTTCGGATCTGGCGGGGCTGGCCACCTCGGCGGTGCGCGACGGTGACACCTGGGTGGTCAACGGTCAGAAGGTGTGGACCAGCCTCGCCCACCGTGCGAAATGGGGTCTGCTGTTGGCCCGCACCGATCCCGAGGTGCCCAAGCACAAGGGGTTGACGTACTTCGTCATCGACATGCACGGCGTTGGTGTCCAGACCCGGCCGCTGCGGCAGCTGACCGGGCACGCCGAGTTCAACGAGGTCTACATGACCGATGCCCGGATCCCCGACACCTACCGCCTCGGCGCAGTCGGCGACGGGTGGCGCGTGGCGATGACGACGTTGATGAACGAGCGCAGCGCCCTCGGCGGCAGCGGCAGCCGGCGCGGTGCCGGCACCATCTCCGACGCGGTCGCGCTGTGGGCGTCCCGACCCGACCTACACACCCCGGTGCTGCGGGACCGGCTGACGAGTTTGTGGTTGCGCGCCGAGGCGCAGCGGTTGACGGCCGAGCGGTCCCGCGCGGCGGCGACCATCGGCGGCCCCGGACCGGAGGCCTCGATCGGCAAGCTCGTCGGGGCGGAGCTCAACCAGCACATCTACGAGTTCTGCATGGATCTGCTGGGCCCCGAGGGAATCCTGTACGACGGCTACGCCATGCACGACGGGGATCCCGAGGACTACCGCGGCCCGATCCAGCAGCGGTTCCTGCGCAGCCGGGCCAACACCATCGAGGGCGGCACGTCCGAGGTGATGCGCAACATTCTGGCCGAGCGGGTGCTCGGCCTGCCGGGAGACCTCCGTGCGGATGCGGGGATGCCGTGGAAGGAGATCCCGCGTGGCTGA
- a CDS encoding STAS domain-containing protein, whose protein sequence is MYGNPTFHCDGAGIRAHCRQLATVVTISGHLDEANVERASEYTDRFILAEKPFVLDLSGVDSFTREAVSLLYAVDDVCTAAGVDWMMIASRAVEQTLREAGIEFPEAGSVPEALNHFADAAVARRQLLPLLTKTA, encoded by the coding sequence ATGTACGGCAATCCGACGTTTCACTGCGATGGCGCAGGTATTCGAGCCCATTGCCGCCAGTTGGCCACCGTCGTGACGATCTCCGGTCATCTCGACGAGGCCAATGTCGAGCGGGCCAGCGAATACACCGACCGATTCATTCTCGCCGAGAAACCCTTCGTTCTCGACCTCAGTGGCGTGGATTCGTTTACCCGCGAGGCCGTTTCGCTGCTCTACGCGGTCGACGACGTGTGCACCGCCGCCGGCGTGGACTGGATGATGATCGCCAGCCGCGCGGTCGAGCAGACGCTGCGCGAGGCGGGCATCGAGTTCCCCGAGGCGGGTTCGGTCCCCGAGGCGCTGAACCACTTCGCCGACGCGGCCGTCGCACGCCGTCAACTGCTTCCCCTCCTGACCAAGACTGCGTAA